One genomic segment of Rubeoparvulum massiliense includes these proteins:
- a CDS encoding ABC transporter substrate-binding protein yields MKHWMQHLNRRNILLLLTFVAMFSLMVGCGNEATGPQAPVQEPVQEQVQEETAAQPQRIVSLVPSNTEILFALGLGDAVVGVSDYDNYPEAVQEKTKVGGREFNVEAILELQPDLVLAQASSALTSQDGLEQIRQAGIQVISIETAASFPEVYESIRQIAQVTGTEEAGEQLISEMQTEVDAILEKVADVKAAPSVWIEVSQDLYTAGKGTFMDEMLTMLHAKNIAGETEGWSQWNEEDVIAANPSVIMVTYADYVPEWDTQLLTRAGWEGVQAIAQKQIHALPSDETSRPGPRLVEGLRAMAQILYPDQFTE; encoded by the coding sequence ATGAAACATTGGATGCAACATTTGAATCGGAGAAATATCCTTTTACTACTTACCTTTGTTGCCATGTTCAGCTTGATGGTGGGATGTGGTAATGAAGCTACAGGACCACAGGCACCAGTGCAAGAGCCTGTACAAGAGCAAGTACAGGAAGAGACTGCAGCACAGCCACAACGGATCGTTTCCCTTGTGCCTAGCAATACCGAAATCCTGTTTGCTTTAGGTTTAGGTGATGCTGTTGTGGGAGTATCTGATTATGATAATTATCCAGAAGCAGTGCAAGAGAAAACGAAGGTAGGGGGAAGAGAGTTCAATGTGGAAGCGATTCTGGAATTACAACCAGATTTAGTACTGGCTCAGGCTTCTTCAGCTCTAACCTCACAGGATGGACTTGAGCAGATACGTCAAGCAGGCATTCAAGTGATATCCATTGAGACCGCCGCCTCCTTCCCAGAGGTATACGAATCCATTCGTCAGATTGCTCAGGTTACCGGTACTGAAGAGGCAGGAGAACAATTGATTTCGGAGATGCAAACTGAAGTAGATGCAATTCTTGAAAAGGTGGCTGATGTGAAGGCTGCCCCAAGCGTCTGGATTGAAGTCTCTCAGGATCTTTATACTGCAGGGAAAGGTACCTTCATGGACGAGATGTTAACTATGCTACATGCAAAGAATATCGCAGGTGAAACAGAAGGCTGGAGCCAATGGAATGAGGAGGATGTCATTGCAGCCAACCCAAGTGTAATCATGGTTACCTATGCTGATTATGTACCAGAGTGGGATACACAGCTCCTCACCCGCGCTGGTTGGGAAGGCGTTCAAGCCATTGCACAAAAGCAGATTCATGCTCTACCCAGCGACGAAACCTCCCGTCCAGGACCACGACTCGTGGAAGGGTTACGAGCCATGGCACAGATCCTCTATCCTGACCAATTTACAGAATAG
- the cbiB gene encoding adenosylcobinamide-phosphate synthase CbiB, with translation MSGLFFGHAEITIIPIILAYILDRILGDPRWLPHPVVGMGKLIYLGDRLLNRGRYRMAQGVLMVLLLLTIVGGLVIVLVRVAYGFHPYLGYFLEGVLIWSTIAVKGLGDAARLVAKPLQQKDFTSARQALGQIVGRDTANLGESEIVRGTVETVAENTCDAVIAPLFYAFFGGGLGAILYRAVNTCDAMVGYRNERYLAFGWGSARLDDLLNWLPSRLTALLMLSVNRPAVGISWRQAWRVMCRDARKHPSPNSGFGEATTAAILGVQLGGRNYYQGIPEDRPRMGDPLYPLATKQIEGAIQIMERTTLAMLLLIGLGGVFNVLP, from the coding sequence ATGAGTGGATTATTCTTTGGTCATGCAGAAATAACAATCATTCCTATCATCCTCGCCTATATTCTTGACCGGATCTTAGGCGATCCCCGTTGGTTACCCCATCCCGTTGTCGGGATGGGGAAGCTGATTTATCTTGGGGATCGTTTACTCAATCGAGGAAGGTATCGTATGGCCCAAGGTGTGCTCATGGTACTCCTTCTTCTTACCATTGTGGGAGGTCTTGTCATCGTGCTTGTAAGGGTAGCGTACGGATTCCATCCATACCTTGGTTATTTTCTTGAAGGAGTATTGATTTGGTCCACAATAGCGGTGAAGGGTTTAGGTGATGCAGCACGATTGGTGGCGAAGCCGTTACAACAGAAAGACTTCACCAGTGCTCGTCAGGCACTTGGGCAGATTGTGGGACGAGATACAGCAAACCTCGGTGAAAGCGAAATCGTTCGAGGCACTGTGGAAACGGTAGCAGAAAATACTTGTGATGCGGTGATTGCACCACTCTTCTACGCATTTTTTGGTGGTGGACTCGGAGCGATACTCTATCGTGCGGTGAATACTTGTGATGCCATGGTAGGGTATCGGAATGAGCGTTATCTCGCATTTGGCTGGGGCTCTGCTCGTCTGGATGATCTTCTCAATTGGCTCCCAAGTCGATTAACTGCTCTATTAATGCTCTCAGTAAATCGACCTGCTGTTGGAATCAGTTGGCGTCAAGCCTGGCGAGTGATGTGCCGCGATGCACGGAAGCATCCCAGTCCTAACAGTGGCTTTGGTGAAGCCACAACCGCAGCAATACTCGGTGTACAGCTCGGTGGTCGTAATTATTATCAAGGAATCCCAGAGGACCGACCAAGGATGGGTGATCCCCTCTATCCTTTAGCAACCAAGCAGATTGAAGGAGCGATTCAGATTATGGAACGTACAACCTTAGCCATGCTACTCCTTATTGGATTAGGAGGGGTTTTTAATGTCCTTCCCTGA
- the cobD gene encoding threonine-phosphate decarboxylase CobD → MSFPEHGSQVAGIYQALGLSQPLEATIIDMSVNLNPMGPPPWLQEVVQLEWSHLLQYPEQHGESLLAKLAAVESIDPTMVLLGNGGAELIYLVARLFTDGDVGILRPTFSEYEQALVGVNARIHPLLLHEENGWCWDQNEVFQQLQALDGIFLCNPNNPTGVAYPQEDLCALVEAAAQRGILLIVDEAFYDFQDVPFSLVPWITQYPNLIVLRSFTKMYHVPGLRLGALFANPSIITRLRRWTPPWNVNHLALFLGKQLLEEQEYVLQTQQYVQGERRRIFAGLEKLGFNHSPSVVHYYLLSLREKEDLTPLLKHLALHGIVARHTYNFPPLQGRYLRLAIKGRKENDRLLQVLEEWSR, encoded by the coding sequence ATGTCCTTCCCTGAGCATGGGTCCCAGGTGGCAGGAATCTATCAGGCATTAGGGCTTTCGCAACCTCTAGAAGCAACCATCATCGATATGAGTGTGAATCTGAACCCCATGGGCCCACCACCATGGCTCCAAGAGGTGGTACAGTTGGAATGGAGCCATCTTCTTCAATATCCCGAGCAGCATGGAGAATCCCTGCTCGCTAAACTGGCAGCAGTGGAAAGTATCGATCCTACCATGGTACTGCTGGGCAATGGTGGCGCTGAATTGATCTATCTGGTCGCTCGTCTTTTTACCGATGGCGATGTAGGTATCCTTCGACCAACCTTCTCAGAATATGAGCAAGCCTTAGTAGGGGTGAATGCAAGAATTCATCCACTTCTTTTACATGAGGAGAATGGCTGGTGCTGGGATCAGAACGAGGTGTTCCAACAATTACAGGCTCTTGATGGTATTTTCCTCTGCAATCCCAATAATCCAACGGGTGTAGCATACCCTCAAGAAGACTTGTGCGCTCTGGTCGAAGCAGCAGCCCAGCGGGGAATTCTTCTTATTGTGGATGAGGCCTTTTATGATTTTCAGGATGTGCCTTTTTCATTGGTTCCTTGGATTACTCAATATCCCAATCTCATTGTGCTTCGTTCATTTACAAAAATGTACCATGTTCCTGGCTTACGCCTAGGGGCTTTATTCGCCAATCCATCGATTATTACACGGCTTCGTCGTTGGACCCCTCCTTGGAATGTGAATCACCTCGCGCTCTTTCTTGGTAAGCAACTCCTCGAAGAACAGGAATATGTTCTGCAAACACAGCAGTATGTTCAAGGGGAACGCAGACGAATCTTCGCTGGATTAGAGAAGTTAGGCTTCAATCACTCACCTAGTGTAGTCCATTACTATCTATTAAGCTTACGGGAAAAAGAAGACCTGACACCCTTATTGAAGCATCTTGCACTTCATGGCATCGTAGCTCGACATACCTATAATTTCCCACCACTTCAAGGACGCTATCTTCGTTTGGCCATTAAAGGAAGAAAAGAAAATGATCGCTTACTACAGGTTTTAGAGGAGTGGAGTAGGTGA
- a CDS encoding bifunctional adenosylcobinamide kinase/adenosylcobinamide-phosphate guanylyltransferase, translating to MLIFITGGVRSGKSRFAEGLARSYYDDLHERCGGARLIYLATSHISDDEMRERIERHQLDRHGSGYPWVTWEQPVQMMTLVPALERDDVLLIDCLTTWLSNELFQPAFSMVGENGELRSVDFLLEQMRLHILQPLQKMATQSTCLLVSNEIAHEPLFLYDPWTQCYIEILQRLHQEIVAMADQAYLIEYGLPQRTKW from the coding sequence ATGTTAATTTTCATTACAGGTGGAGTACGTAGCGGAAAGAGCCGATTCGCTGAAGGGCTAGCGAGATCCTACTATGATGATCTGCATGAGCGATGCGGTGGAGCGAGGCTGATCTATCTGGCAACTAGCCACATAAGCGATGATGAGATGAGGGAACGGATTGAACGTCATCAACTGGATCGCCACGGCAGTGGCTACCCTTGGGTGACTTGGGAACAGCCTGTGCAGATGATGACGCTGGTGCCCGCTCTAGAGAGAGATGATGTGCTTCTCATCGACTGTTTAACCACCTGGTTGAGTAATGAACTATTCCAACCAGCTTTCAGCATGGTCGGAGAAAACGGAGAACTCCGAAGTGTTGATTTTCTATTGGAGCAGATGCGACTGCACATTCTTCAGCCCTTGCAGAAGATGGCTACACAGTCTACCTGTCTCTTAGTCTCTAACGAAATCGCCCATGAACCGCTGTTTCTCTATGATCCTTGGACACAATGCTATATTGAAATTCTTCAACGCTTACATCAGGAGATCGTGGCCATGGCGGATCAGGCTTATTTGATCGAGTATGGACTTCCACAACGAACGAAGTGGTAA
- a CDS encoding cobyric acid synthase, producing MKGIMVQGTSSDAGKSLLCIALCRWLRHQGVRVAPFKSQNMSNYLVRMGSHQVISAAQAMQAEAARILPTVEMNPLLLVPEGEMQARLYCRGEEVGVVSGQSYRLDWYERGCEVIRQAMASLAEQVDYLVLEGAGSPVELNLKDRELVNMKVAELADVPVLLIADIERGGVFASIVGTIELLEKEERKRVQGIIINKFRGDLQLFQDGIKLIEARIGIPVLGVIPYVKGLEIPAEDSLATNGRKIEESSRESREAAYEAWTTHVCQHLDMGRIWQILQSWQGAK from the coding sequence ATGAAAGGAATTATGGTACAAGGCACATCTTCTGATGCAGGGAAGTCTTTATTATGCATCGCACTGTGCCGCTGGCTCCGTCATCAAGGGGTACGGGTAGCACCCTTCAAATCACAGAATATGTCGAATTATCTTGTTAGGATGGGGAGCCATCAGGTGATCAGCGCTGCTCAAGCAATGCAAGCTGAAGCAGCAAGGATCCTACCTACTGTAGAGATGAATCCACTGCTCCTCGTCCCTGAGGGCGAGATGCAAGCCCGCCTATATTGCAGAGGAGAAGAGGTCGGCGTAGTTTCTGGTCAGTCCTATCGCCTAGACTGGTATGAGCGAGGCTGTGAAGTGATTCGGCAAGCAATGGCTAGCCTCGCTGAACAAGTGGATTATCTGGTGCTAGAGGGTGCAGGAAGCCCTGTGGAGTTAAATCTCAAGGATCGGGAGCTCGTCAATATGAAGGTGGCAGAGCTGGCTGATGTTCCAGTTCTCCTCATTGCAGATATTGAACGTGGTGGTGTTTTTGCAAGCATTGTGGGAACCATTGAACTTCTAGAAAAGGAAGAACGAAAGCGTGTGCAAGGGATCATCATTAATAAGTTCCGTGGTGATCTACAGCTCTTTCAAGACGGGATTAAGCTGATTGAAGCGCGGATAGGCATTCCGGTGCTTGGTGTCATTCCCTATGTAAAGGGTCTCGAAATTCCAGCAGAAGACTCCCTTGCTACCAATGGTCGAAAAATAGAGGAGAGCAGCAGAGAAAGTAGGGAAGCTGCTTATGAAGCTTGGACAACTCATGTATGCCAACACCTAGATATGGGGCGGATTTGGCAGATTCTTCAGAGCTGGCAGGGGGCGAAATAA
- the cobS gene encoding adenosylcobinamide-GDP ribazoletransferase, producing MKEQWQRWWDGWCLTMQFFSSIPFGKTIPLQEGRVTRSLLLVPLLGLIFGVVIAFLYIFLIKWQISYLFLSLFTLTTLAFLSGGMHLDGWIDMSDAFFSYAKKERRLEIMSDSRVGAFGVISFLFLILWRWFFIYESMLGLEEQLFAVLMLIPCCSRIVMLHLLIKGPMAKQEGLGYFFHLHAPKRITLIWLVYSLLMLLLLFLFNDAWYHWLLLLIPMAYLFGYLLHRGYLKQFGGLTGDLLGASVEGVESGLWFLTWLWTVFVMA from the coding sequence GTGAAGGAACAATGGCAACGCTGGTGGGATGGCTGGTGCCTCACCATGCAATTTTTCTCTTCCATTCCGTTTGGAAAAACGATACCTCTTCAGGAAGGTCGTGTGACCAGAAGTCTACTACTGGTTCCACTACTTGGTCTTATCTTTGGAGTTGTGATTGCCTTCCTCTACATTTTCCTGATCAAGTGGCAGATATCCTATCTTTTTTTATCCCTATTCACCCTTACCACATTGGCTTTTTTATCTGGTGGGATGCATCTCGATGGCTGGATCGATATGAGTGATGCTTTTTTCTCCTATGCCAAAAAGGAACGGCGTCTGGAGATCATGAGTGACTCCCGTGTTGGTGCCTTCGGGGTCATCTCATTTCTCTTTTTAATCCTATGGCGTTGGTTTTTTATCTATGAGAGTATGCTTGGCTTAGAAGAACAGCTATTTGCTGTACTAATGCTGATTCCTTGTTGCTCACGCATCGTGATGCTACACCTTCTTATTAAAGGACCGATGGCCAAGCAGGAAGGCTTAGGATATTTTTTTCATCTCCATGCGCCAAAACGGATTACATTAATTTGGCTGGTCTATTCGTTACTCATGCTACTTCTCCTTTTCCTATTCAATGATGCATGGTATCACTGGCTACTGCTACTCATTCCCATGGCCTATCTTTTCGGATATTTGCTCCATCGCGGGTATCTCAAGCAATTTGGTGGTTTAACTGGCGATTTATTAGGGGCAAGCGTAGAGGGGGTGGAGAGCGGTCTATGGTTTCTCACATGGTTGTGGACTGTCTTCGTCATGGCGTAA
- a CDS encoding histidine phosphatase family protein, whose protein sequence is MVSHMVVDCLRHGVTQGNLEHRYIGWTDEALSLQGIEEVKCLRRKLLEVQMEPGLIFTSDLERTRETAQILFPTKKVELLPQFREYHFGRWEGKTYAEIMADPELCTLYSHWLDDPYGMTPPEGESWQSFEERVRTGWEALLVQMHEQHVPYAMLIAHGGTLRLLSQFTASIPFWQLDLPPCHGFRLTIAYEGRGSWQCTSLQAGIGMEKGSGC, encoded by the coding sequence ATGGTTTCTCACATGGTTGTGGACTGTCTTCGTCATGGCGTAACCCAAGGAAATCTTGAGCATCGTTATATCGGCTGGACCGATGAGGCTTTAAGCTTACAAGGTATCGAGGAAGTGAAGTGCCTCCGCAGGAAGCTACTTGAGGTACAAATGGAGCCAGGATTGATCTTCACCAGCGATTTAGAGCGGACCAGAGAGACTGCTCAGATTCTCTTTCCTACGAAGAAGGTGGAGCTTTTACCCCAGTTTCGTGAGTATCACTTCGGCCGTTGGGAAGGGAAAACTTATGCAGAAATTATGGCTGACCCCGAGCTTTGCACTCTCTATTCTCACTGGCTTGATGATCCATATGGTATGACACCACCAGAGGGAGAGAGCTGGCAATCGTTTGAGGAAAGGGTAAGAACAGGCTGGGAAGCTCTACTTGTACAGATGCATGAACAGCATGTGCCCTATGCCATGCTCATCGCCCATGGTGGTACATTGCGACTGCTTAGTCAGTTCACTGCTTCCATCCCTTTTTGGCAGCTTGATCTTCCGCCATGCCATGGATTTCGGCTTACGATTGCGTATGAAGGGAGGGGGAGCTGGCAATGCACTTCGTTACAGGCGGGTATTGGAATGGAAAAAGGGAGTGGGTGTTGA
- a CDS encoding bifunctional adenosylcobinamide kinase/adenosylcobinamide-phosphate guanylyltransferase codes for MKHYDFSLDKVALITPVPWIARSDSTTSLQHWSDIEDSRWFVGWDHWQSELNRITRSTSPVIIEGLEMWILLSFISRKQAEEDRKLEELRQYWQELFNQWRALERQVAVGDVYRPVIIIGSDITRGVVPLEKELRAWRDLVGWVYQDAVALAERVDHIWYGIATTLKSE; via the coding sequence TTGAAGCACTACGATTTTTCTCTTGATAAGGTGGCGTTGATCACGCCAGTCCCCTGGATTGCTCGGAGTGATTCAACGACCTCATTGCAGCACTGGTCTGACATTGAGGATTCCCGTTGGTTCGTAGGGTGGGATCATTGGCAGTCCGAACTGAACCGCATTACGCGCTCAACAAGCCCAGTTATTATTGAAGGACTAGAGATGTGGATTCTCTTAAGCTTTATAAGTAGGAAACAGGCTGAAGAAGATCGCAAGCTTGAGGAGCTTCGTCAATACTGGCAGGAATTATTCAATCAGTGGAGAGCTTTGGAGCGACAAGTTGCAGTAGGGGATGTATATCGACCCGTCATTATCATTGGTAGTGATATCACAAGAGGTGTGGTACCCCTTGAGAAGGAACTACGAGCCTGGCGGGATCTCGTTGGCTGGGTCTATCAAGATGCTGTGGCTCTAGCAGAACGAGTGGATCATATTTGGTATGGTATTGCAACCACATTGAAATCGGAGTAA